In one Shewanella loihica PV-4 genomic region, the following are encoded:
- a CDS encoding GGDEF domain-containing protein, with the protein MLKYWYKDFAQYPPGHRDYWRTRLIGHTLLLSSSFFLVLTLLNIFYFESYEYATLDASGFVLSLSILAFFNRTANVNLASWAVTLMVTGLILLFVASVGGYAHSLYWATLIPPFAFFLLGRQRGSLVSLIAFGVCAYIVYNQIQEARPVTFGMGALFNVIEVSIAHILLFRFYEGTRSSAYRQLGERNAKIQKLAETDKLTGLYNREKLDITLEEYVLQSRHRQTPFSLLILDVDYFKQINDAHGHLTGDRVLVQLADSLRSLCREGDFLARWGGEEFVILLPETQLSICVAVAEQLRQDIAAQKFDGQSLTISLGAAQLREDDTTKTLVNRADNALYQAKHTGRNRVVAEAASPHIRAVND; encoded by the coding sequence ATGCTAAAGTACTGGTACAAAGACTTTGCCCAATATCCACCGGGCCACAGAGACTATTGGCGCACCCGTTTGATCGGCCATACCCTGCTGCTCAGCAGCAGCTTCTTCCTGGTGCTTACCCTGCTCAACATCTTCTATTTCGAGAGCTATGAGTACGCCACCCTGGACGCCAGCGGCTTCGTGCTTTCCCTATCGATTCTGGCCTTCTTCAACCGCACCGCCAACGTCAACCTCGCCTCCTGGGCGGTGACCCTGATGGTCACCGGATTGATCTTGCTGTTCGTTGCCTCTGTGGGCGGCTATGCCCACTCCCTCTATTGGGCAACCCTGATCCCGCCGTTCGCCTTCTTCCTCCTCGGACGGCAACGAGGCAGCCTGGTCTCTCTAATCGCCTTCGGGGTATGCGCCTATATCGTCTATAACCAGATCCAGGAGGCTAGGCCCGTCACCTTCGGCATGGGCGCCCTGTTCAATGTCATCGAGGTATCGATTGCCCATATCTTGCTGTTTCGCTTCTACGAGGGCACCCGCTCCTCGGCCTATCGTCAACTGGGCGAGCGCAACGCCAAGATCCAGAAACTGGCGGAAACCGACAAGCTCACCGGTCTCTACAACAGAGAGAAGCTCGACATCACGCTGGAGGAGTATGTGCTGCAGAGCCGTCACCGACAGACCCCCTTTAGCCTGCTGATTCTGGATGTGGATTACTTCAAGCAGATTAATGACGCCCACGGCCACCTGACCGGCGATCGCGTGCTGGTCCAGCTGGCCGACAGCCTCAGGAGCCTCTGCCGTGAGGGGGATTTTCTGGCCCGCTGGGGCGGTGAAGAGTTCGTGATCCTGTTGCCCGAGACCCAACTCTCAATCTGTGTTGCCGTGGCCGAACAGCTACGCCAGGATATCGCCGCACAGAAGTTTGATGGCCAGTCTCTCACCATCAGCCTGGGAGCCGCCCAGCTCAGGGAGGATGACACAACCAAGACCCTGGTCAACCGCGCCGATAACGCCCTTTATCAGGCCAAGCACACGGGCCGCAATCGAGTCGTGGCCGAAGCCGCAAGCCCCCACATCCGCGCCGTTAACGACTAA
- a CDS encoding DUF1840 domain-containing protein, which yields MLVTFKTKHYANITLFGDVAQTFLKILGHSTSVPGAIRAEDVPAALARLQQAVANAPTQPPQTEDDEDDKGPYVSLRQRALPLIELFESAVKNNDNVMW from the coding sequence ATGCTAGTCACCTTTAAAACCAAGCACTATGCCAATATCACCCTGTTTGGCGATGTGGCACAGACCTTCCTTAAGATACTCGGCCACAGCACCTCGGTGCCCGGTGCGATACGCGCCGAAGATGTACCCGCAGCGCTGGCCCGACTGCAACAGGCAGTGGCCAATGCACCAACTCAGCCCCCACAGACAGAAGATGACGAAGATGATAAGGGCCCCTATGTGAGCCTGAGACAAAGGGCACTGCCCCTAATCGAGTTATTCGAGTCGGCGGTTAAGAATAATGACAACGTGATGTGGTAA
- a CDS encoding amidohydrolase, with protein sequence MNTLTKVSLAIDLLFSGSALAQTTLIHNLKGYTLEQGKLTQFSAIAFSGDKIEKIYQQPPNELQTQSTNVKVIDAKGQTMLPGLIDAHGHVLGWGLNLIRVDLKGSESEQAAVARVQAFRKQNRDLNWVLGRGWNQVLWPEKSFPTAKTLDKVFPDTPVWLRRVDGHAGWANSAAMKLAGINGDTQAPSGGEIIRDDKGQPSGVFIDNAMALIEQQIPALTQAEQARVLRAAMTDLARLGLTSVHDAGVGHDTLAAYRQLADDKQMPIRIYAMVAADDSQFDKTLAKGPYRHPGSMLDISSVKISADGALGSRGAALLQDYSDLHGHKGLLLYKEDELKALMLKSMQAGFQVNTHAIGDRANKLVLDDYQSLIAKTHTKALRHRVEHAQILQLSDIPRFAELGVIASMQATHATSDMNMAEDRVGPQRIKGAYAWRKLLDSGAVIAAGSDFPIESANPFFGLHASITRQDHANKPEQGWYPGEKMSLIEALNSFTHDAAYAAHQETQIGELLPGMKADFILLENNPFTMDPQQLWQTQVNQTWVNGKKVFDIQSSR encoded by the coding sequence ATGAATACCCTAACTAAAGTAAGTCTCGCCATTGACCTGCTGTTTTCCGGCAGTGCCCTGGCACAAACCACCCTAATCCATAACCTCAAGGGCTACACCCTGGAGCAGGGCAAGCTGACCCAATTTAGCGCCATCGCCTTTAGCGGAGACAAGATAGAAAAGATCTACCAGCAGCCGCCGAATGAGCTGCAAACGCAATCTACTAACGTCAAGGTGATCGATGCCAAGGGGCAGACCATGTTACCTGGACTCATCGATGCCCACGGTCACGTGCTCGGCTGGGGGCTAAATTTGATCCGGGTCGATCTCAAGGGTAGCGAGTCTGAACAGGCCGCCGTAGCGAGAGTTCAGGCCTTTAGAAAGCAAAACAGGGATCTTAACTGGGTGCTAGGCCGAGGCTGGAACCAGGTGCTCTGGCCAGAGAAAAGCTTCCCCACGGCCAAGACTCTGGATAAGGTCTTTCCCGACACTCCTGTGTGGCTAAGACGGGTCGATGGCCACGCCGGCTGGGCCAACAGCGCCGCCATGAAGCTAGCGGGCATCAATGGCGACACCCAGGCCCCCAGCGGCGGCGAGATAATCCGCGACGATAAGGGACAACCCAGCGGTGTGTTTATCGACAATGCCATGGCGCTGATCGAGCAGCAGATCCCAGCCCTGACCCAGGCCGAGCAGGCCCGCGTACTGCGCGCGGCCATGACAGATCTCGCCCGTCTCGGCCTCACCAGTGTGCACGATGCAGGTGTCGGTCACGATACCCTCGCCGCCTACCGCCAGCTGGCGGACGATAAGCAGATGCCGATCCGCATCTACGCCATGGTCGCCGCCGACGATAGTCAGTTCGACAAGACCCTGGCCAAGGGCCCCTATCGCCATCCTGGCAGCATGCTGGATATCAGCAGCGTGAAGATCTCCGCCGATGGCGCTCTGGGCAGCCGCGGCGCCGCCCTGCTACAGGACTACTCGGATCTGCACGGCCATAAGGGACTGCTGCTCTACAAGGAAGATGAGCTGAAGGCCTTGATGCTGAAGTCGATGCAGGCGGGATTTCAGGTGAACACCCATGCCATAGGCGATCGTGCCAACAAGCTGGTGCTGGATGATTACCAGAGTCTGATCGCCAAGACCCACACCAAGGCGCTGAGACACAGGGTCGAGCACGCCCAGATACTGCAACTGAGCGACATTCCCAGGTTTGCCGAGCTTGGGGTGATCGCCTCCATGCAAGCAACCCACGCCACCAGCGACATGAACATGGCCGAAGACAGGGTCGGCCCCCAGCGGATCAAGGGCGCCTACGCCTGGCGTAAGCTATTGGATAGCGGCGCGGTGATCGCCGCAGGTTCAGACTTTCCCATCGAGTCGGCCAATCCCTTCTTTGGCCTACACGCCTCGATCACCCGCCAGGATCACGCCAATAAGCCCGAGCAGGGCTGGTATCCCGGCGAGAAGATGAGCCTCATCGAGGCACTAAATAGCTTTACCCATGACGCCGCCTACGCCGCCCATCAGGAAACCCAGATAGGCGAACTGCTGCCCGGCATGAAGGCCGACTTCATCCTGCTTGAGAACAACCCCTTCACCATGGACCCGCAGCAGCTATGGCAAACTCAGGTGAACCAGACTTGGGTCAATGGCAAGAAGGTGTTCGACATCCAGAGTAGCCGTTAG
- a CDS encoding cupin domain-containing protein, whose translation MQRAEDFINALQLEQHVEGGYYRSSYRAAEAFDDRRQLWTSIYFLLRTGEVSHFHRLTADEMWYFHGGEPLTIYMIDGAGELTTAELGLDVAAGQRPQFLVPKGCIFGSAMNNPGFSLVGCMVSPGFTFEDFELFERQPLLEAYPQHKTIIERLTR comes from the coding sequence ATGCAGCGCGCGGAAGATTTCATCAATGCATTGCAGTTAGAGCAACATGTGGAAGGGGGCTATTATCGCTCCTCCTACCGGGCGGCGGAGGCCTTCGATGACAGGCGCCAGCTGTGGACTAGCATCTATTTCCTGCTGCGCACCGGCGAGGTGTCCCATTTTCATCGCCTGACCGCCGACGAGATGTGGTATTTCCATGGTGGCGAGCCACTGACCATCTATATGATCGACGGGGCGGGTGAGCTGACTACGGCTGAGCTGGGGCTGGACGTGGCCGCAGGTCAACGGCCGCAGTTTCTGGTGCCTAAAGGCTGTATCTTCGGCTCTGCCATGAATAACCCGGGCTTTTCTCTTGTGGGCTGCATGGTGTCGCCAGGCTTTACCTTCGAGGATTTCGAGCTGTTTGAGCGCCAGCCGCTGCTGGAGGCCTATCCACAGCACAAGACGATCATAGAGCGTCTGACCCGCTAA
- a CDS encoding phospholipase D-like domain-containing protein: MKINKLSMGLLLSLASSMSYADDVEVYFNHVVNPPAVQADLEQKIIQLIDSANSTLYMAIYDLDLPGIANAMVAAKQRGVDVKFVTDEDNIAGENDQAIAILNQGGVPWIDDTENGSSGSKIQHNKFIVVDGKKVLTGSTNFSQSGVHGDLDAQGNLISEGNDNHIVIIDSNQLASVYTHQFNLMWGDGQGGAKDSLFGLGKPDHQLETVYTNNDNIRIDVQFTPQSPSVYVGSTLYNMQQYIRNAQYRIHLAQFVISAQDVADEMELRHDAGVEVQGLGDASFFSRYYSEFQDMLGIEKPNTSGEIEVDSYTGAANNIWENPADVRVAKLNSNDKFHHKYMIIDDMVLTGSHNISGAAAFGNDENIVVIHDAETAAEFEGHFSYTYCVAGNGTECAKPAYEEGTWEGVFFSASEVGVVLDIVNNATLTELDIDAAMNKTAANNIIAARPIADMDALAAVPYVGNAAMIDLKDYIAQWQSK, encoded by the coding sequence ATGAAAATTAATAAACTGAGTATGGGGTTGTTGTTATCGCTAGCTTCGTCAATGAGCTATGCCGATGATGTTGAAGTTTACTTTAATCACGTGGTCAATCCACCGGCCGTTCAAGCCGACCTTGAACAGAAAATTATCCAGCTTATCGATTCCGCCAATAGCACCTTGTATATGGCGATCTATGATCTCGATCTGCCCGGTATTGCCAATGCCATGGTGGCCGCTAAACAGCGCGGCGTCGATGTAAAGTTTGTCACCGACGAAGACAACATCGCCGGCGAGAATGACCAGGCCATCGCCATCTTAAATCAAGGCGGCGTCCCCTGGATCGACGACACCGAAAACGGTAGCTCAGGCTCCAAGATCCAGCACAACAAATTCATCGTCGTCGACGGCAAGAAGGTACTCACCGGCAGCACCAACTTTAGTCAGTCTGGCGTGCATGGCGATCTGGATGCCCAGGGCAACCTGATCAGCGAAGGCAATGATAACCATATCGTTATCATCGACTCTAACCAGCTAGCCAGCGTCTACACCCACCAGTTCAATCTGATGTGGGGCGACGGTCAGGGCGGCGCCAAAGACTCACTCTTTGGCCTGGGTAAGCCTGATCATCAGCTGGAGACCGTCTACACCAACAACGACAATATCCGCATCGATGTACAGTTCACCCCGCAGTCGCCAAGCGTCTACGTGGGCTCGACCCTATACAACATGCAGCAATACATTCGTAACGCCCAATATCGTATTCACCTGGCGCAATTTGTTATTAGCGCCCAGGATGTAGCCGATGAAATGGAGCTGAGACACGATGCCGGCGTCGAGGTACAAGGCCTGGGCGATGCGTCTTTCTTCTCTCGCTACTACTCTGAATTTCAGGATATGTTAGGCATAGAGAAGCCTAACACCTCAGGTGAGATCGAGGTGGACAGCTACACTGGCGCCGCCAACAACATCTGGGAAAACCCTGCCGATGTGCGCGTAGCCAAGCTAAACAGCAACGATAAATTCCATCATAAGTACATGATTATAGACGATATGGTACTGACGGGGTCCCACAATATCAGTGGCGCCGCGGCCTTTGGTAACGACGAAAACATAGTGGTTATCCACGACGCCGAGACCGCCGCCGAGTTTGAGGGACACTTCAGCTACACCTATTGCGTAGCAGGCAACGGAACTGAGTGCGCCAAGCCCGCCTATGAGGAAGGCACCTGGGAAGGGGTCTTCTTTAGCGCCAGCGAAGTGGGTGTAGTACTGGATATCGTCAACAACGCGACCCTGACCGAGCTGGATATCGACGCGGCCATGAACAAGACAGCCGCCAACAATATCATCGCCGCCAGACCGATTGCCGACATGGATGCCCTGGCCGCCGTGCCTTACGTGGGTAACGCCGCCATGATAGATCTGAAAGACTATATCGCTCAGTGGCAGAGCAAGTAG